Within Besnoitia besnoiti strain Bb-Ger1 chromosome Unknown contig00090, whole genome shotgun sequence, the genomic segment gcagggttactagaaccatttaaatgtaaatagaagatgtgtaatacaattagaatgcaacctacaaaaggtaatataaagtgcaatacaaagaatcgttttaatgttacatcagatacatagtatccaccgagtaaccaaggtactaaatatggtattggagaaaggagattagtaatgactgtagcaccccagaaactcatctgtccccatggtagtacataaccgaggaaagcagtggctatagtaagtagatataaaactaaaccagacatccaagcagtagttaaataactatagctggagttatacatacctcgagacatgtgtattaagatacacaagaagacgaaagaagcagttgttgcatgcaacatcctaaattcccatcctgctgctacctctctaactagatgttgaacactagcaaatgcacaagatgcttcagaagtatatcggaacgctaaagtgatacctgtaattatttggagtacaaaggtaattgcaactaagaaaccaaagttataagatgaatttagattgagagcacaccgataaaagacgaggtgtgcccggaatagactcatggaaatttggtgtgttctcgaaaccatgctagcacaatagaacttcgttaaataactacatattaaaatgagcgcatgtaaactagtcttaaacacaccgctcgtcacgtaacaaatctcaaatcgtactgtagattttatatatgtaccgtaactataaccatggtgacatccaatgttcacgctcatggattcagtgtccaggactacctggcgcttaataacgattccgtcttccagcttccaagcaaacatgattaccgtgatattgaaatccaacacttttagctgtcttaagcagtccagtggggtggtggtgtactgcaatcataaagaacttggttgtctgtatctcataaccggagtcatcttcagtattctaggaactataatgtctttgtttattcgatttgagttatacagttctggatcgcggatcatttgtacagagacgatagctacttataatgtgataataacgatacatggcctagctatgatctttatgttcttaatgcctgctttgtacggaggatatggtaacttctttgtaccaatatatattggtggttcggaagtcgttttcccaagaactaacgcgatctcctattttctagtaccattagtgaactcttttggtctgatcctaagtacgcagtgagctaactagatacaaggaacttgacaagcattaatagatttatataaacgacaaggacatgagtctactggattttataatacagggttgaactgtgtaaagatcattgtgttatggttctatcacaaaccattgagattacgaagttatggttttgggctcgtgagtgtctctcaataactagctgagtgcttgtacgataattatatcaatgcagtaccaattaaggcgtgtagcatctcctatgctccttaacatcacagctatgtcgaattatcgcacccagataactccataccagtgaaccggtttgtaactccgcttcatatcgtacctgaatggtactttt encodes:
- a CDS encoding cytochrome b (encoded by transcript BESB_085910), coding for MFAWKLEDGIVIKRQVVLDTESMSVNIGCHHGYSYGTYIKSTVRFEICYVTSGVFKTSLHALILICSYLTKFYCASMVSRTHQISMSLFRAHLVFYRCALNLNSSYNFGFLVAITFVLQIITGITLAFRYTSEASCAFASVQHLVREVAAGWEFRMLHATTASFVFLCILIHMSRGMYNSSYSYLTTAWMSGLVLYLLTIATAFLGYVLPWGQMSFWGATVITNLLSPIPYLVPWLLGGYYVSDVTLKRFFVLHFILPFVGCILIVLHIFYLHLNGSSNPAGIDSALKVAFYPHMLMTDAKCLSYLIGLIFLQTAFGLIELSHPDNSIPVNRFVTPLHIVPEWYFLAYYAVLKVIPSKTGGLLVFYVLSH